The following are encoded in a window of Spea bombifrons isolate aSpeBom1 chromosome 2, aSpeBom1.2.pri, whole genome shotgun sequence genomic DNA:
- the LOC128473594 gene encoding proprotein convertase subtilisin/kexin type 4-like: TVLIHAIFSLEIYTNSWAVHIPDGSVEAERIAQKFGFINLGQVVLGSDFYHLSHRGIQRKSFSPHWGRNIQLKKEPKVSWFEQQTLKRREKRQPDMVPTDPLFSLQWYLHKDINLDLCIQTAWNRGYTGRGVVVTILDDGLEKDHPDLALNYDPEASYDFNDNDPDPQPRYNPSNENHHGYGLLHAWNSGCAG; the protein is encoded by the coding sequence ACTGTTTTGATCCATGCGATCTTCTCTTTGGAGATTTACACAAATAGCTGGGCTGTGCACATACCTGATGGCTCTGTAGAGGCAGAACGTATTGCACAGAAATTCGGTTTCATCAACCTTGGGCAGGTGGTGCTTGGCAGTGATTTCTACCATCTATCTCATCGTGGCATTCAAAGGAAATCCTTCAGCCCTCACTGGGGTAGAAACATTCAACTGAAAAAAGAACCCAAGGTTAGCTGGTTTGAGCAGCAGACgctgaagagaagggagaaaagaCAGCCTGATATGGTTCCCACAGACCCCCTCTTCAGCTTGCAGTGGTACCTGCATAAGGATATAAATCTTGACTTATGCATCCAGACTGCTTGGAACCGTGGATATACCGGACGAGGCGTGGTGGTCACCATTCTGGATGACGGACTTGAAAAGGACCACCCCGATCTCGCATTAAACTATGATCCGGAAGCGAGTTACGATTTTAATGACAACGATCCTGACCCTCAGCCCCGATATAACCCATCTAATGAGAACCACCACGGCTATGGGCTCTTGCATGCATGGAATTCTGGATGCGCCGGCTGA
- the LOC128473595 gene encoding proprotein convertase subtilisin/kexin type 4-like — protein MGGSGLQVEDVVCALTVLQVVLGSDFYHLSHRGIQRKSFSPHWGRNIQLKKEPKVSWFEQQTLKRREKRQPDVVPTDPLFSLQWYLHKDENLDLGIQTAWNRGYTGRGVVVTVLDDGLEKDHPDLALNYDPEASYDFNDDDPDPQPRYNSSNEKNHGTRCAGEVAAVANNDICGAGVAYNARIGGVRMLDGIVTDIVQAQSLSLNPQHIDIYSASWGPPDDGMFLDGPDELSSEAFYNGILNGRGGLGSIFVWASGNGGRDDNCNSDGFSNSIYTVAVGGVSKHGTVPVYSEACACKLTSTYSSSGGEEETFITTDIRHTCTDQHTGTSAATPLVAGILALALEANPALTWRDIQHIVVRASSPAHLMADDWVINGVGRKVSHFFGYGLLHAGRVVELAETWETTQPQRKCLITIVSTPKRVHSDLILTYNVTACSGSPNHITSLEHVQAQMSLSYSRRGDLEIYLTSPMGTRSVLMGKRPHDTSTDGYRDWSFMTTQSWDENPLGLWTLEFRNRGSYTNHGFLRHVTLILYGTDEHMMSRKIKKSVMRKCLRRDRNGSCIECLAPYYTFGKLCLSYCPAKYFKSTQRAEVSEPSSFHLVRSCAACHPSCFTCKGSSANNCTSCSPLYEYNGKDNSCVRSDSPSVDLQNASFIRIPQTTLVAVIMSAAIVMVMGPLMVFIHWYLRKRSRVDPSPV, from the exons ATGGGCGGCTCGGGCTTACAAGTGGAAGATGTGGTTTGCG CATTAACTGTTTTGCAGGTGGTGCTTGGCAGTGATTTCTACCATCTATCTCATCGTGGCATTCAAAGGAAATCCTTCAGCCCTCACTGGGGTAGAAACATTCAACTGAAAAAAGAACCCAAGGTTAGCTGGTTTGAGCAGCAGACgctgaagagaagggagaaaagaCAGCCTGATGTGGTTCCCACAGACCCCCTCTTCAGCTTGCAGTGGTACCTGCATAAGGATGAAAATCTTGACTTAGGCATCCAGACTGCTTGGAACCGTGGATATACCGGACGAG GCGTGGTGGTGACCGTTCTGGATGATGGGCTTGAAAAGGACCACCCCGATCTCGCATTAAACTATGATCCGGAAGCGAGTTACGATTTTAATGACGACGATCCTGACCCTCAGCCCCGATATAACTCATCTAATGAGAAGAACCACGGGACCCGCTGTGCAGGCGAGGTGGCTGCGGTTGCCAATAATGATATCTGCGGCGCTGGAGTAGCATACAATGCTAGAATAGGAGGTGTGCGAATGCTGGATGGGATAGTCACAGACATTGTTCAAGCTCAGTCGTTGAGTTTGAACCCACAGCATATTGACATTTATAGCGCCAGCTGGGGTCCCCCTGATGATGGAATGTTTCTGGATGGACCAGATGAGTTATCTTCTGAGGCTTTTTACAATGGAATACTAAATGGCCGCGGTGGCCTTGGATCTATCTTTGTTTGGGCATCTGGAAATGGTGGCAGGGATGACAACTGCAACAGTGACGGCTTCTCCAACAGTATCTACACTGTTGCTGTTGGGGGTGTCTCAAAACATGGAACAGTCCCTGTGTACAGTGAGGCGTGTGCATGCAAACTTACAAGCACTTACAGCAGCAGTGGTGGTGAGGAAGAGACTTTTATCACCACTGATATACGCCACACGTGTACAGATCAACACACCGGGACTTCAGCCGCCACTCCACTTGTTGCCGGGATCCTTGCTTTGGCATTGGAGGCAAACCCAGCTCTTACATGGAGGGATATACAACATATCGTGGTAAGAGCGTCCAGTCCTGCCCACCTAATGGCTGACGATTGGGTCATAAATGGAGTGGGAAGAAAAGTGAGCCACTTTTTCGGCTACGGACTCTTGCATGCTGGACGAGTAGTGGAGCTGGCCGAAACATGGGAGACAACGCAGCCTCAAAGAAAGTGCCTCATAACAATTGTGAGCACCCCCAAAAGAGTGCATTCAGATCTGATTTTGACTTACAATGTCACTGCCTGTTCTGGGTCCCCCAATCACATAACATCCCTTGAGCATGTCCAAGCCCAAATGTCCCTCAGCTACAGTCGCAGAGGTGACCTGGAAATCTATCTTACCAGTCCTATGGGCACCCGTTCTGTGCTGATGGGCAAGAGACCACATGATACCAGCACTGATGGGTACAGAGATTGGTCCTTCATGACCACACAATCTTGGGATGAAAATCCATTGGGCCTTTGGACCTTAGAATTTAGGAACAGAGGAAGCTACACCAACCACGGATTTCTACGTCATGTCACGTTGATTTTGTACGGGACAGATGAACACATGATGTCCAGGAAAATCAAGAAGTCTGTCATGAGAAAGTGTCTGAGGCGGGATAGAAATGGGTCGTGCATAGAATGTTTGGCACCATATTATACCTTTGGAAAGCTCTGTCTATCTTACTGCCCTGCCAAATACTTTAAGTCTACGCAGAGAGCGGAGGTGTCAGAGCCCAGCAGCTTTCACCTTGTTCGTTCTTGTGCCGCTTGCCACCCATCCTGCTTTACGTGTAAAGGGTCGTCTGCCAATAATTGCACTTCCTGTTCCCCTTTATACGAATATAATGGAAAAGACAACTCATGCGTAAGATCTGACTCCCCAAGTGTAGACTTACAGAACGCCTCATTCATCCGGATCCCTCAAACGACATTAGTGGCAGTGATAATGAGTGCGGCCATTGTAATGGTTATGGGACCGCTAATGGTTTTCATTCACTGGTATCTACGAAAAAGATCACGAGTAGACCCCAGTCCCGTCTGA
- the LOC128473596 gene encoding proprotein convertase subtilisin/kexin type 4-like — protein TVLIHAIFSLEIYTNSWAVHIPDGSVEAERIAQKFGFINLGQVVLGSDFYHLSHRGIQRKSFSPHWGRNIQLKKEPKVSWFEQQTLKRREKRQPDVVPTDPLFSLQWYLHKDINLDLCIQTAWNRGYTGRGVVVTILDDGLEKDHPDLALNYDPEASYDFNDNDPDPQPRYNPSNENHHGYGLLHAWNSGCAG, from the coding sequence ACTGTTTTGATCCATGCGATCTTCTCTTTGGAGATTTACACAAATAGCTGGGCTGTGCACATACCTGATGGCTCTGTAGAGGCAGAACGTATTGCACAGAAATTCGGTTTCATCAACCTTGGGCAGGTGGTGCTTGGCAGTGATTTCTACCATCTATCTCATCGTGGCATTCAAAGGAAATCCTTCAGCCCTCACTGGGGTAGAAACATTCAACTGAAAAAAGAACCCAAGGTTAGCTGGTTTGAGCAGCAGACgctgaagagaagggagaaaagaCAGCCTGATGTGGTTCCCACAGACCCCCTCTTCAGCTTGCAGTGGTACCTGCATAAGGATATAAATCTTGACTTATGCATCCAGACTGCTTGGAACCGTGGATATACCGGACGAGGCGTGGTGGTCACCATTCTGGATGACGGACTTGAAAAGGACCACCCCGATCTCGCATTAAACTATGATCCGGAAGCGAGTTACGATTTTAATGACAACGATCCTGACCCTCAGCCCCGATATAACCCATCTAATGAGAACCACCACGGCTATGGGCTCTTGCATGCATGGAATTCTGGATGCGCCGGCTGA